In a genomic window of Balaenoptera ricei isolate mBalRic1 chromosome 3, mBalRic1.hap2, whole genome shotgun sequence:
- the HK3 gene encoding hexokinase-3 isoform X2 yields MDSIGSLGLQQQEEAPSCPQEGLPCPSNSSELVQECLQQFKVTGAQLRQIQTSLLDSMEQALKGQASPAPAVRMLPTYVGSTPHGTEQGDFVVLELGATGASLRVLWVTLMGTEGHKMEPRSQEFVIPQEVMLGPGQQLFDFAARCLSEFLDALPVGNQGLQLGFSFSFPCHQTGLDKSTLISWTKGFRCSGVEGQDVVQLLRDAIQRQGTYSIDVVAVVNDTVGTMMGCEPGVGPCEVGLVVDTGTNACYMEEARHVAVLDEDRGRVCISVEWGSFSDDGALGPVLTIFDRTLDHESLNLGAQRFEKMIGGLYLGELVRLVLAHLARCGVLFGGYTSPALLRQGGILLEHVAEMEDPSAGAARVHAILQDLGLNPRASDAEFVQHICAAVCTRAAQLCAAALAAVLSRLQHSREQQTLQIAVATGGRVFERHPRFLSILQETVRLLAPECDVSFIPSVDGGGQGVAMVTAVAARLAAHRCLLEETLAPFRLTREQLAAVQAQMREAMAKGLQGEASSLRMLPTYVRATPDGSERGDFLALDLGGTNFRVLLVRVATGGVQITSQVYSIPECVAQGSGQQLFDHIVDCIVDFQQQQGLSGQSLPLGFTFSFPCRQVGLDQGILLNWTKGFNASDCEGQDVVCLLREAIGRRQAVELNVVAIVNDTVGTMMSCGYEDPHCEVGLIVGTGTNACYMEELQNVASVAGDSGHMCINMEWGAFGDDGSLSMLSTRFDASVDQASINPGKQRFEKMISGMYLGEIVRHTLLHLTSLGVLFRGQQTQCLQTRDIFKTKFLSEIESDTLALRQVRAILEDLGLSLTSDDALMVLEVCQAVSQRAAQLCGAGVAAVVEKIRENRGLEELTVSVGVDGTLYKLHPHFSSLVAATVRELAPRCVVTFLQSEDGSGKGAALVTAVACRLAQMTCV; encoded by the exons ATGGACTCCATTGGGTCTCTAGGGTTGCAGCAACAGGAAGAAGCCCCCAGCTGCCCCCAAGAAGGCTTGCCCTGCCCCTCAAACAGCTCTGAGCTG GTACAGGAATGCCTGCAGCAGTTCAAGGTGACAGGGGCACAGCTGCGGCAGATCCAAACCAGCCTCCTGGACTCCATGGAGCAAGCCCTTAAGGGGcaggccagccctgcccctgctgTCCGGATGCTGCCCACATATGTGGGGTCTACCCCACATGGCACTG AGCAAGGAGACTTCGTGGTGCTGGAGCTGGGAGCCACAGGGGCCTCACTGCGTGTTCTGTGGGTGACCCTGATGGGCACTGAGGGGCACAAGATGGAGCCCCGAAGCCAGGAGTTTGTGATCCCCCAAGAGGTGATGCTGGGTCCTGGTCAGCAG CTCTTTGACTTTGCCGCCCGCTGCCTATCTGAGTTCCTGGATGCGCTCCCCGTGGGCAATCAGGGTCTGCAGCTTGGGTTCAGCTTCTCCTTCCCTTGTCACCAGACAGGGCTGGACAAG AGCACCCTCATTTCCTGGACCAAAGGTTTTAGGTGCAGTGGTGTGGAAGGCCAGGATGTGGTCCAGTTGCTACGAGACGCCATCCAGAGGCAGGGA ACCTACAGCATCGATGTGGTTGCCGTGGTGAATGACACAGTGGGCACCATGATGGGCTGCGAGCCAGGGGTTGGGCCATGTGAAGTTGGGCTGGTTGTAG ACACTGGCACCAATGCGTGTTACATGGAAGAGGCACGGCATGTGGCAGTGCTAGACGAGGACCGGGGCCGAGTCTGCATCAGCGTCGAGTGGGGCTCCTTCAGTGATGATGGGGCCCTGGGGCCAGTGCTGACCATCTTCGACCGCACCCTGGACCACGAGTCCCTGAATCTGGGTGCCCAGAG GTTTGAGAAGATGATTGGGGGCCTGTACCTGGGTGAGCTGGTGCGGCTGGTGCTGGCTCACCTGGCCCGGTGCGGTGTCCTCTTTGGCGGCTACACCTCCCCTGCCCTGCTAAGGCAAGGCGGCATCCTCCTGGAACATGTGGCTGAGATGGAGGA TCCCTCTGCTGGGGCAGCCCGTGTGCACGCTATCCTGCAGGACTTGGGCCTGAACCCGAGGGCCTCAGATGCCGAGTTCGTGCAGCACATATGTGCGGCTGTGTGCACGCGGGCTGCCCAGCTCTGTGCAGCTGCCCTGGCTGCCGTCCTCTCCCGTCTCCAGCACAGCCGGGAGCAGCAGACACTTCAGATCGCTGTGGCCACTGGAGGCCGAGTGTTTGAGCGACACCCCAG GTTCCTCAGCATCCTTCAGGAGACAGTGAGGCTCCTGGCCCCCGAATGTGATGTCTCCTTCATACCCTCTGTGGACGGGGGTGGCCAGGGTGTGGCAATGGTGACTGCTGTGGCTGCCCGCCTGGCTGCCCACCGGTGCCTGCTGGAGGAGACCCTGGCACCATTCCGGTTGACCCGTGAGCAGCTGGCAGCAGTGCAGGCACAGATGCGAGAGGCCATGGCCAAGGGACTCCAGGGGGAAGCCTCCTCCCTCCGCATGCTGCCCACTTACGTCCGGGCCACGCCTGATGGCAGTG AGCGTGGGGACTTCCTGGCCCTGGACCTGGGGGGCACCAACTTCCGGGTCCTCCTGGTGCGTGTGGCCACTGGAGGTGTGCAAATCACCAGCCAGGTCTACTCCATCCCGGAATGCGTGGCCCAGGGCTCTGGACAGCAG CTCTTTGACCACATTGTGGACTGCATCGTGGACttccagcagcagcagggccTGAGTGGGCAGAGCCTCCCCCTGGGTTTCACCTTCTCCTTCCCGTGTAGGCAGGTCGGCCTGGACCAG GGCATCCTCCTGAACTGGACAAAGGGTTTCAATGCATCTGACTGTGAGGGCCAAGATGTTGTGTGTCTGCTGCGGGAAGCCATCGGGCGCCGACAG GCAGTGGAACTGAACGTGGTTGCCATTGTCAATGACACGGTGGGGACCATGATGTCCTGTGGCTACGAGGACCCCCATTGCGAGGTCGGCCTCATCGTCG GAACTGGCACCAATGCCTGCTACATGGAGGAGCTCCAGAATGTGGCAAGTGTGGCTGGGGACTCAGGCCACATGTGCATCAACATGGAGTGGGGTGCCTTTGGGGATGATGGCTCTCTCAGCATGCTCAGTACCCGTTTTGATGCAAGTGTGGACCAGGCATCCATCAACCCTGGCAAGCAGAG GTTTGAGAAGATGATCAGTGGCATGTACCTGGGGGAGATCGTCCGCCACACCCTCTTGCATTTGACCAGCCTTGGAGTTCTCTTCCGGGGCCAGCAGACCCAGTGCCTTCAGACCAGGGACATCTTCAAGACCAAGTTTCTCTCTGAGATTGAAAG TGACACCCTGGCCCTGAGGCAGGTCCGAGCCATCCTGGAGGATCTGGGGCTGTCCCTGACCTCAGATGATGCCCTGATGGTCCTGGAGGTGTGCCAGGCCGTGTCCCAGAGGGCCGCCCAGCTTTGTGGGGCAGGTGTGGCTGCCGTGGTGGAGAAGATCCGTGAGAACCGGGGCCTGGAAGAGCTGACTGTGTCTGTGGGGGTGGATGGAACCCTCTACAAGTTGCACCCTCA CTTCTCCAGCCTGGTGGCAGCCACAGTGCGGGAGCTGGCCCCTCGCTGTGTGGTCACCTTCCTGCAATCAGAGGACGGGTCCGGCAAAGGTGCAGCCCTGGTCACCGCTGTTGCCTGCCGCCTTGCCCAGATGACCTGTGTCTGA
- the HK3 gene encoding hexokinase-3 isoform X4: MEQALKGQASPAPAVRMLPTYVGSTPHGTEQGDFVVLELGATGASLRVLWVTLMGTEGHKMEPRSQEFVIPQEVMLGPGQQLFDFAARCLSEFLDALPVGNQGLQLGFSFSFPCHQTGLDKSTLISWTKGFRCSGVEGQDVVQLLRDAIQRQGTYSIDVVAVVNDTVGTMMGCEPGVGPCEVGLVVDTGTNACYMEEARHVAVLDEDRGRVCISVEWGSFSDDGALGPVLTIFDRTLDHESLNLGAQRFEKMIGGLYLGELVRLVLAHLARCGVLFGGYTSPALLRQGGILLEHVAEMEDPSAGAARVHAILQDLGLNPRASDAEFVQHICAAVCTRAAQLCAAALAAVLSRLQHSREQQTLQIAVATGGRVFERHPRFLSILQETVRLLAPECDVSFIPSVDGGGQGVAMVTAVAARLAAHRCLLEETLAPFRLTREQLAAVQAQMREAMAKGLQGEASSLRMLPTYVRATPDGSERGDFLALDLGGTNFRVLLVRVATGGVQITSQVYSIPECVAQGSGQQLFDHIVDCIVDFQQQQGLSGQSLPLGFTFSFPCRQVGLDQGILLNWTKGFNASDCEGQDVVCLLREAIGRRQAVELNVVAIVNDTVGTMMSCGYEDPHCEVGLIVGTGTNACYMEELQNVASVAGDSGHMCINMEWGAFGDDGSLSMLSTRFDASVDQASINPGKQRFEKMISGMYLGEIVRHTLLHLTSLGVLFRGQQTQCLQTRDIFKTKFLSEIESDTLALRQVRAILEDLGLSLTSDDALMVLEVCQAVSQRAAQLCGAGVAAVVEKIRENRGLEELTVSVGVDGTLYKLHPHFSSLVAATVRELAPRCVVTFLQSEDGSGKGAALVTAVACRLAQMTCV, encoded by the exons ATGGAGCAAGCCCTTAAGGGGcaggccagccctgcccctgctgTCCGGATGCTGCCCACATATGTGGGGTCTACCCCACATGGCACTG AGCAAGGAGACTTCGTGGTGCTGGAGCTGGGAGCCACAGGGGCCTCACTGCGTGTTCTGTGGGTGACCCTGATGGGCACTGAGGGGCACAAGATGGAGCCCCGAAGCCAGGAGTTTGTGATCCCCCAAGAGGTGATGCTGGGTCCTGGTCAGCAG CTCTTTGACTTTGCCGCCCGCTGCCTATCTGAGTTCCTGGATGCGCTCCCCGTGGGCAATCAGGGTCTGCAGCTTGGGTTCAGCTTCTCCTTCCCTTGTCACCAGACAGGGCTGGACAAG AGCACCCTCATTTCCTGGACCAAAGGTTTTAGGTGCAGTGGTGTGGAAGGCCAGGATGTGGTCCAGTTGCTACGAGACGCCATCCAGAGGCAGGGA ACCTACAGCATCGATGTGGTTGCCGTGGTGAATGACACAGTGGGCACCATGATGGGCTGCGAGCCAGGGGTTGGGCCATGTGAAGTTGGGCTGGTTGTAG ACACTGGCACCAATGCGTGTTACATGGAAGAGGCACGGCATGTGGCAGTGCTAGACGAGGACCGGGGCCGAGTCTGCATCAGCGTCGAGTGGGGCTCCTTCAGTGATGATGGGGCCCTGGGGCCAGTGCTGACCATCTTCGACCGCACCCTGGACCACGAGTCCCTGAATCTGGGTGCCCAGAG GTTTGAGAAGATGATTGGGGGCCTGTACCTGGGTGAGCTGGTGCGGCTGGTGCTGGCTCACCTGGCCCGGTGCGGTGTCCTCTTTGGCGGCTACACCTCCCCTGCCCTGCTAAGGCAAGGCGGCATCCTCCTGGAACATGTGGCTGAGATGGAGGA TCCCTCTGCTGGGGCAGCCCGTGTGCACGCTATCCTGCAGGACTTGGGCCTGAACCCGAGGGCCTCAGATGCCGAGTTCGTGCAGCACATATGTGCGGCTGTGTGCACGCGGGCTGCCCAGCTCTGTGCAGCTGCCCTGGCTGCCGTCCTCTCCCGTCTCCAGCACAGCCGGGAGCAGCAGACACTTCAGATCGCTGTGGCCACTGGAGGCCGAGTGTTTGAGCGACACCCCAG GTTCCTCAGCATCCTTCAGGAGACAGTGAGGCTCCTGGCCCCCGAATGTGATGTCTCCTTCATACCCTCTGTGGACGGGGGTGGCCAGGGTGTGGCAATGGTGACTGCTGTGGCTGCCCGCCTGGCTGCCCACCGGTGCCTGCTGGAGGAGACCCTGGCACCATTCCGGTTGACCCGTGAGCAGCTGGCAGCAGTGCAGGCACAGATGCGAGAGGCCATGGCCAAGGGACTCCAGGGGGAAGCCTCCTCCCTCCGCATGCTGCCCACTTACGTCCGGGCCACGCCTGATGGCAGTG AGCGTGGGGACTTCCTGGCCCTGGACCTGGGGGGCACCAACTTCCGGGTCCTCCTGGTGCGTGTGGCCACTGGAGGTGTGCAAATCACCAGCCAGGTCTACTCCATCCCGGAATGCGTGGCCCAGGGCTCTGGACAGCAG CTCTTTGACCACATTGTGGACTGCATCGTGGACttccagcagcagcagggccTGAGTGGGCAGAGCCTCCCCCTGGGTTTCACCTTCTCCTTCCCGTGTAGGCAGGTCGGCCTGGACCAG GGCATCCTCCTGAACTGGACAAAGGGTTTCAATGCATCTGACTGTGAGGGCCAAGATGTTGTGTGTCTGCTGCGGGAAGCCATCGGGCGCCGACAG GCAGTGGAACTGAACGTGGTTGCCATTGTCAATGACACGGTGGGGACCATGATGTCCTGTGGCTACGAGGACCCCCATTGCGAGGTCGGCCTCATCGTCG GAACTGGCACCAATGCCTGCTACATGGAGGAGCTCCAGAATGTGGCAAGTGTGGCTGGGGACTCAGGCCACATGTGCATCAACATGGAGTGGGGTGCCTTTGGGGATGATGGCTCTCTCAGCATGCTCAGTACCCGTTTTGATGCAAGTGTGGACCAGGCATCCATCAACCCTGGCAAGCAGAG GTTTGAGAAGATGATCAGTGGCATGTACCTGGGGGAGATCGTCCGCCACACCCTCTTGCATTTGACCAGCCTTGGAGTTCTCTTCCGGGGCCAGCAGACCCAGTGCCTTCAGACCAGGGACATCTTCAAGACCAAGTTTCTCTCTGAGATTGAAAG TGACACCCTGGCCCTGAGGCAGGTCCGAGCCATCCTGGAGGATCTGGGGCTGTCCCTGACCTCAGATGATGCCCTGATGGTCCTGGAGGTGTGCCAGGCCGTGTCCCAGAGGGCCGCCCAGCTTTGTGGGGCAGGTGTGGCTGCCGTGGTGGAGAAGATCCGTGAGAACCGGGGCCTGGAAGAGCTGACTGTGTCTGTGGGGGTGGATGGAACCCTCTACAAGTTGCACCCTCA CTTCTCCAGCCTGGTGGCAGCCACAGTGCGGGAGCTGGCCCCTCGCTGTGTGGTCACCTTCCTGCAATCAGAGGACGGGTCCGGCAAAGGTGCAGCCCTGGTCACCGCTGTTGCCTGCCGCCTTGCCCAGATGACCTGTGTCTGA
- the HK3 gene encoding hexokinase-3 isoform X1 → MVRDSELCPHLPSWFHSEGRKLRVCITASEVHHNLWSTWFTREPFSPIGGHPPPWNHMDSIGSLGLQQQEEAPSCPQEGLPCPSNSSELVQECLQQFKVTGAQLRQIQTSLLDSMEQALKGQASPAPAVRMLPTYVGSTPHGTEQGDFVVLELGATGASLRVLWVTLMGTEGHKMEPRSQEFVIPQEVMLGPGQQLFDFAARCLSEFLDALPVGNQGLQLGFSFSFPCHQTGLDKSTLISWTKGFRCSGVEGQDVVQLLRDAIQRQGTYSIDVVAVVNDTVGTMMGCEPGVGPCEVGLVVDTGTNACYMEEARHVAVLDEDRGRVCISVEWGSFSDDGALGPVLTIFDRTLDHESLNLGAQRFEKMIGGLYLGELVRLVLAHLARCGVLFGGYTSPALLRQGGILLEHVAEMEDPSAGAARVHAILQDLGLNPRASDAEFVQHICAAVCTRAAQLCAAALAAVLSRLQHSREQQTLQIAVATGGRVFERHPRFLSILQETVRLLAPECDVSFIPSVDGGGQGVAMVTAVAARLAAHRCLLEETLAPFRLTREQLAAVQAQMREAMAKGLQGEASSLRMLPTYVRATPDGSERGDFLALDLGGTNFRVLLVRVATGGVQITSQVYSIPECVAQGSGQQLFDHIVDCIVDFQQQQGLSGQSLPLGFTFSFPCRQVGLDQGILLNWTKGFNASDCEGQDVVCLLREAIGRRQAVELNVVAIVNDTVGTMMSCGYEDPHCEVGLIVGTGTNACYMEELQNVASVAGDSGHMCINMEWGAFGDDGSLSMLSTRFDASVDQASINPGKQRFEKMISGMYLGEIVRHTLLHLTSLGVLFRGQQTQCLQTRDIFKTKFLSEIESDTLALRQVRAILEDLGLSLTSDDALMVLEVCQAVSQRAAQLCGAGVAAVVEKIRENRGLEELTVSVGVDGTLYKLHPHFSSLVAATVRELAPRCVVTFLQSEDGSGKGAALVTAVACRLAQMTCV, encoded by the exons CCCGGGAACCCTTTTCCCCCATAGGAGGTCACCCCCCACCGTGGAACCACATGGACTCCATTGGGTCTCTAGGGTTGCAGCAACAGGAAGAAGCCCCCAGCTGCCCCCAAGAAGGCTTGCCCTGCCCCTCAAACAGCTCTGAGCTG GTACAGGAATGCCTGCAGCAGTTCAAGGTGACAGGGGCACAGCTGCGGCAGATCCAAACCAGCCTCCTGGACTCCATGGAGCAAGCCCTTAAGGGGcaggccagccctgcccctgctgTCCGGATGCTGCCCACATATGTGGGGTCTACCCCACATGGCACTG AGCAAGGAGACTTCGTGGTGCTGGAGCTGGGAGCCACAGGGGCCTCACTGCGTGTTCTGTGGGTGACCCTGATGGGCACTGAGGGGCACAAGATGGAGCCCCGAAGCCAGGAGTTTGTGATCCCCCAAGAGGTGATGCTGGGTCCTGGTCAGCAG CTCTTTGACTTTGCCGCCCGCTGCCTATCTGAGTTCCTGGATGCGCTCCCCGTGGGCAATCAGGGTCTGCAGCTTGGGTTCAGCTTCTCCTTCCCTTGTCACCAGACAGGGCTGGACAAG AGCACCCTCATTTCCTGGACCAAAGGTTTTAGGTGCAGTGGTGTGGAAGGCCAGGATGTGGTCCAGTTGCTACGAGACGCCATCCAGAGGCAGGGA ACCTACAGCATCGATGTGGTTGCCGTGGTGAATGACACAGTGGGCACCATGATGGGCTGCGAGCCAGGGGTTGGGCCATGTGAAGTTGGGCTGGTTGTAG ACACTGGCACCAATGCGTGTTACATGGAAGAGGCACGGCATGTGGCAGTGCTAGACGAGGACCGGGGCCGAGTCTGCATCAGCGTCGAGTGGGGCTCCTTCAGTGATGATGGGGCCCTGGGGCCAGTGCTGACCATCTTCGACCGCACCCTGGACCACGAGTCCCTGAATCTGGGTGCCCAGAG GTTTGAGAAGATGATTGGGGGCCTGTACCTGGGTGAGCTGGTGCGGCTGGTGCTGGCTCACCTGGCCCGGTGCGGTGTCCTCTTTGGCGGCTACACCTCCCCTGCCCTGCTAAGGCAAGGCGGCATCCTCCTGGAACATGTGGCTGAGATGGAGGA TCCCTCTGCTGGGGCAGCCCGTGTGCACGCTATCCTGCAGGACTTGGGCCTGAACCCGAGGGCCTCAGATGCCGAGTTCGTGCAGCACATATGTGCGGCTGTGTGCACGCGGGCTGCCCAGCTCTGTGCAGCTGCCCTGGCTGCCGTCCTCTCCCGTCTCCAGCACAGCCGGGAGCAGCAGACACTTCAGATCGCTGTGGCCACTGGAGGCCGAGTGTTTGAGCGACACCCCAG GTTCCTCAGCATCCTTCAGGAGACAGTGAGGCTCCTGGCCCCCGAATGTGATGTCTCCTTCATACCCTCTGTGGACGGGGGTGGCCAGGGTGTGGCAATGGTGACTGCTGTGGCTGCCCGCCTGGCTGCCCACCGGTGCCTGCTGGAGGAGACCCTGGCACCATTCCGGTTGACCCGTGAGCAGCTGGCAGCAGTGCAGGCACAGATGCGAGAGGCCATGGCCAAGGGACTCCAGGGGGAAGCCTCCTCCCTCCGCATGCTGCCCACTTACGTCCGGGCCACGCCTGATGGCAGTG AGCGTGGGGACTTCCTGGCCCTGGACCTGGGGGGCACCAACTTCCGGGTCCTCCTGGTGCGTGTGGCCACTGGAGGTGTGCAAATCACCAGCCAGGTCTACTCCATCCCGGAATGCGTGGCCCAGGGCTCTGGACAGCAG CTCTTTGACCACATTGTGGACTGCATCGTGGACttccagcagcagcagggccTGAGTGGGCAGAGCCTCCCCCTGGGTTTCACCTTCTCCTTCCCGTGTAGGCAGGTCGGCCTGGACCAG GGCATCCTCCTGAACTGGACAAAGGGTTTCAATGCATCTGACTGTGAGGGCCAAGATGTTGTGTGTCTGCTGCGGGAAGCCATCGGGCGCCGACAG GCAGTGGAACTGAACGTGGTTGCCATTGTCAATGACACGGTGGGGACCATGATGTCCTGTGGCTACGAGGACCCCCATTGCGAGGTCGGCCTCATCGTCG GAACTGGCACCAATGCCTGCTACATGGAGGAGCTCCAGAATGTGGCAAGTGTGGCTGGGGACTCAGGCCACATGTGCATCAACATGGAGTGGGGTGCCTTTGGGGATGATGGCTCTCTCAGCATGCTCAGTACCCGTTTTGATGCAAGTGTGGACCAGGCATCCATCAACCCTGGCAAGCAGAG GTTTGAGAAGATGATCAGTGGCATGTACCTGGGGGAGATCGTCCGCCACACCCTCTTGCATTTGACCAGCCTTGGAGTTCTCTTCCGGGGCCAGCAGACCCAGTGCCTTCAGACCAGGGACATCTTCAAGACCAAGTTTCTCTCTGAGATTGAAAG TGACACCCTGGCCCTGAGGCAGGTCCGAGCCATCCTGGAGGATCTGGGGCTGTCCCTGACCTCAGATGATGCCCTGATGGTCCTGGAGGTGTGCCAGGCCGTGTCCCAGAGGGCCGCCCAGCTTTGTGGGGCAGGTGTGGCTGCCGTGGTGGAGAAGATCCGTGAGAACCGGGGCCTGGAAGAGCTGACTGTGTCTGTGGGGGTGGATGGAACCCTCTACAAGTTGCACCCTCA CTTCTCCAGCCTGGTGGCAGCCACAGTGCGGGAGCTGGCCCCTCGCTGTGTGGTCACCTTCCTGCAATCAGAGGACGGGTCCGGCAAAGGTGCAGCCCTGGTCACCGCTGTTGCCTGCCGCCTTGCCCAGATGACCTGTGTCTGA
- the HK3 gene encoding hexokinase-3 isoform X3, which translates to MVRDSELCPHLPSWFHSEGRKLRVCITASEVHHNLWSTWFTREPFSPIGGHPPPWNHMDSIGSLGLQQQEEAPSCPQEGLPCPSNSSELVQECLQQFKVTGAQLRQIQTSLLDSMEQALKGQASPAPAVRMLPTYVGSTPHGTEQGDFVVLELGATGASLRVLWVTLMGTEGHKMEPRSQEFVIPQEVMLGPGQQLFDFAARCLSEFLDALPVGNQGLQLGFSFSFPCHQTGLDKSTLISWTKGFRCSGVEGQDVVQLLRDAIQRQGTYSIDVVAVVNDTVGTMMGCEPGVGPCEVGLVVDTGTNACYMEEARHVAVLDEDRGRVCISVEWGSFSDDGALGPVLTIFDRTLDHESLNLGAQRFEKMIGGLYLGELVRLVLAHLARCGVLFGGYTSPALLRQGGILLEHVAEMEDPSAGAARVHAILQDLGLNPRASDAEFVQHICAAVCTRAAQLCAAALAAVLSRLQHSREQQTLQIAVATGGRVFERHPRFLSILQETVRLLAPECDVSFIPSVDGGGQGVAMVTAVAARLAAHRCLLEETLAPFRLTREQLAAVQAQMREAMAKGLQGEASSLRMLPTYVRATPDGSERGDFLALDLGGTNFRVLLVRVATGGVQITSQVYSIPECVAQGSGQQLFDHIVDCIVDFQQQQGLSGQSLPLGFTFSFPCRQVGLDQGILLNWTKGFNASDCEGQDVVCLLREAIGRRQELAPMPATWRSSRMWQVWLGTQATCASTWSGVPLGMMALSACSVPVLMQVWTRHPSTLASRGLRR; encoded by the exons CCCGGGAACCCTTTTCCCCCATAGGAGGTCACCCCCCACCGTGGAACCACATGGACTCCATTGGGTCTCTAGGGTTGCAGCAACAGGAAGAAGCCCCCAGCTGCCCCCAAGAAGGCTTGCCCTGCCCCTCAAACAGCTCTGAGCTG GTACAGGAATGCCTGCAGCAGTTCAAGGTGACAGGGGCACAGCTGCGGCAGATCCAAACCAGCCTCCTGGACTCCATGGAGCAAGCCCTTAAGGGGcaggccagccctgcccctgctgTCCGGATGCTGCCCACATATGTGGGGTCTACCCCACATGGCACTG AGCAAGGAGACTTCGTGGTGCTGGAGCTGGGAGCCACAGGGGCCTCACTGCGTGTTCTGTGGGTGACCCTGATGGGCACTGAGGGGCACAAGATGGAGCCCCGAAGCCAGGAGTTTGTGATCCCCCAAGAGGTGATGCTGGGTCCTGGTCAGCAG CTCTTTGACTTTGCCGCCCGCTGCCTATCTGAGTTCCTGGATGCGCTCCCCGTGGGCAATCAGGGTCTGCAGCTTGGGTTCAGCTTCTCCTTCCCTTGTCACCAGACAGGGCTGGACAAG AGCACCCTCATTTCCTGGACCAAAGGTTTTAGGTGCAGTGGTGTGGAAGGCCAGGATGTGGTCCAGTTGCTACGAGACGCCATCCAGAGGCAGGGA ACCTACAGCATCGATGTGGTTGCCGTGGTGAATGACACAGTGGGCACCATGATGGGCTGCGAGCCAGGGGTTGGGCCATGTGAAGTTGGGCTGGTTGTAG ACACTGGCACCAATGCGTGTTACATGGAAGAGGCACGGCATGTGGCAGTGCTAGACGAGGACCGGGGCCGAGTCTGCATCAGCGTCGAGTGGGGCTCCTTCAGTGATGATGGGGCCCTGGGGCCAGTGCTGACCATCTTCGACCGCACCCTGGACCACGAGTCCCTGAATCTGGGTGCCCAGAG GTTTGAGAAGATGATTGGGGGCCTGTACCTGGGTGAGCTGGTGCGGCTGGTGCTGGCTCACCTGGCCCGGTGCGGTGTCCTCTTTGGCGGCTACACCTCCCCTGCCCTGCTAAGGCAAGGCGGCATCCTCCTGGAACATGTGGCTGAGATGGAGGA TCCCTCTGCTGGGGCAGCCCGTGTGCACGCTATCCTGCAGGACTTGGGCCTGAACCCGAGGGCCTCAGATGCCGAGTTCGTGCAGCACATATGTGCGGCTGTGTGCACGCGGGCTGCCCAGCTCTGTGCAGCTGCCCTGGCTGCCGTCCTCTCCCGTCTCCAGCACAGCCGGGAGCAGCAGACACTTCAGATCGCTGTGGCCACTGGAGGCCGAGTGTTTGAGCGACACCCCAG GTTCCTCAGCATCCTTCAGGAGACAGTGAGGCTCCTGGCCCCCGAATGTGATGTCTCCTTCATACCCTCTGTGGACGGGGGTGGCCAGGGTGTGGCAATGGTGACTGCTGTGGCTGCCCGCCTGGCTGCCCACCGGTGCCTGCTGGAGGAGACCCTGGCACCATTCCGGTTGACCCGTGAGCAGCTGGCAGCAGTGCAGGCACAGATGCGAGAGGCCATGGCCAAGGGACTCCAGGGGGAAGCCTCCTCCCTCCGCATGCTGCCCACTTACGTCCGGGCCACGCCTGATGGCAGTG AGCGTGGGGACTTCCTGGCCCTGGACCTGGGGGGCACCAACTTCCGGGTCCTCCTGGTGCGTGTGGCCACTGGAGGTGTGCAAATCACCAGCCAGGTCTACTCCATCCCGGAATGCGTGGCCCAGGGCTCTGGACAGCAG CTCTTTGACCACATTGTGGACTGCATCGTGGACttccagcagcagcagggccTGAGTGGGCAGAGCCTCCCCCTGGGTTTCACCTTCTCCTTCCCGTGTAGGCAGGTCGGCCTGGACCAG GGCATCCTCCTGAACTGGACAAAGGGTTTCAATGCATCTGACTGTGAGGGCCAAGATGTTGTGTGTCTGCTGCGGGAAGCCATCGGGCGCCGACAG GAACTGGCACCAATGCCTGCTACATGGAGGAGCTCCAGAATGTGGCAAGTGTGGCTGGGGACTCAGGCCACATGTGCATCAACATGGAGTGGGGTGCCTTTGGGGATGATGGCTCTCTCAGCATGCTCAGTACCCGTTTTGATGCAAGTGTGGACCAGGCATCCATCAACCCTGGCAAGCAGAG GTTTGAGAAGATGA